In a genomic window of Sutcliffiella sp. FSL R7-0096:
- a CDS encoding LTA synthase family protein — MKQAFKSKVPFILIAVVLLWVKTYIVYKTSFNITIESVKQEFILFINPLSFILLIAGLALFFKEKGMKRYLIITSFIVSFVLYANAVYYRFFNDFITIPLLFQSGNMSDLGGSITELMTPMDLLMFTDVVILIALAKWTPKFVSMTTWRPKVRKMYFLSIVGIFLFNLGLAETERPQLLTRTFDREILVKNLGTYNYHVYDAVLQSKTRAQRAMADGSELAEVQNYINANYKAPNDDLYGVAEGKNIIIVKMESLQSFVIDNEINGEPITPFLNELKDQSYYFNNFYHQTGQGKTSDSEFLLDNSLYPVGRGAVFFTHGTNDFHTATPNAIKEKGYTPVVFHANNKSFWNRDVMYDSLGYDKFFDIASYDVNEENSVGWGLKDEEFLQQSVPHMKELQQPFYAKFITLTNHFPFVLDEEDRLVDEFDSNSRTLNRYFPTVRYMDESLKTFFDELKAAGLYENSVIIMYGDHYGISENHNEAMSQYLGKEVTPFENAQLQRVPMIVHIPGVTDKNPKEFDTVGGQIDLKPTIKHLIGMETKNDIQFGEDLFSEDRNDFVVFRDGSFVTDEVVYTKNACYDKETEEEVEQEACEPYMEKAKKELQYSDKIVYGDLLRFYDGTSIQVDESKLDE, encoded by the coding sequence ATGAAGCAAGCCTTTAAATCTAAAGTACCTTTTATTCTTATTGCAGTAGTACTGCTTTGGGTAAAAACCTACATTGTTTATAAAACAAGCTTTAATATTACAATTGAATCCGTAAAACAAGAATTTATCCTATTTATTAACCCGTTAAGTTTTATTTTGCTGATAGCCGGCTTAGCCCTATTCTTTAAGGAAAAGGGTATGAAACGATATTTGATCATCACAAGTTTCATCGTTTCGTTTGTGTTGTATGCAAACGCCGTATATTACCGCTTCTTTAATGATTTCATTACGATCCCATTGCTTTTCCAATCTGGAAACATGAGCGATCTTGGCGGAAGTATCACAGAACTGATGACTCCAATGGACTTGTTGATGTTTACGGACGTGGTCATCCTGATTGCACTAGCTAAATGGACACCGAAGTTTGTGAGTATGACCACTTGGAGACCGAAAGTACGTAAAATGTACTTCCTTTCTATTGTTGGTATTTTCCTGTTCAACTTGGGATTAGCAGAAACAGAAAGACCACAGCTGTTAACACGTACGTTTGACCGTGAGATCCTTGTTAAAAACTTAGGGACTTATAACTATCACGTGTATGATGCCGTGCTACAATCCAAGACACGCGCTCAGCGTGCGATGGCAGATGGAAGTGAACTTGCAGAAGTTCAGAACTATATTAATGCTAATTACAAAGCTCCGAACGATGATTTGTATGGAGTTGCAGAAGGAAAGAATATCATCATTGTGAAAATGGAGTCATTACAAAGCTTTGTCATTGATAATGAGATCAATGGTGAACCAATTACTCCTTTCTTGAACGAATTGAAAGATCAAAGTTATTATTTCAACAATTTTTATCACCAGACAGGGCAAGGGAAGACGTCCGATTCTGAATTCTTATTAGATAACTCCTTATATCCTGTTGGCCGTGGTGCTGTCTTCTTCACACATGGAACAAATGATTTCCACACAGCGACACCTAATGCGATTAAGGAAAAAGGGTATACTCCAGTCGTGTTCCATGCAAACAACAAGAGTTTCTGGAACCGTGATGTGATGTATGATTCATTAGGGTATGATAAGTTCTTTGACATTGCGAGCTATGATGTCAATGAAGAAAACTCTGTCGGTTGGGGATTGAAAGATGAGGAATTTCTCCAACAATCAGTTCCTCACATGAAGGAACTTCAACAACCGTTTTATGCTAAGTTCATTACATTGACTAATCACTTCCCATTCGTACTGGATGAAGAAGACAGATTGGTTGATGAGTTTGATTCTAACAGTCGAACTTTAAACCGCTATTTCCCGACGGTACGTTACATGGATGAATCTCTTAAAACTTTCTTTGATGAATTGAAAGCTGCTGGTTTATATGAGAACTCTGTTATCATTATGTATGGTGACCACTATGGTATCTCAGAAAATCATAATGAAGCGATGAGCCAGTATCTAGGTAAAGAGGTTACTCCATTCGAAAACGCACAGCTACAGCGTGTACCAATGATTGTTCATATCCCTGGTGTAACAGATAAGAATCCTAAGGAATTTGATACAGTTGGAGGTCAAATTGACCTCAAGCCTACCATCAAGCATTTGATTGGTATGGAAACGAAAAACGATATCCAATTCGGTGAAGACTTATTCTCTGAGGATCGTAATGACTTTGTGGTATTCCGTGATGGAAGCTTTGTTACCGATGAAGTGGTATACACCAAGAATGCCTGTTATGATAAAGAAACAGAAGAAGAAGTAGAGCAAGAAGCATGTGAACCATATATGGAAAAAGCTAAGAAAGAGCTTCAGTACTCTGATAAGATTGTGTACGGAGACCTACTACGCTTTTATGATGGAACATCCATTCAAGTAGACGAGAGTAAGCTTGATGAATAA
- a CDS encoding ROK family glucokinase: MESKWLVGVDLGGTTIKMAFITQYGEIAHKWEIVTNISEKGKYITTDIAKAIDSKLEELGESKPKLKALGMGAPGPVNMATGLIYEAVNLGWENYPLKDLLEVETGLPVVVDNDANLAAIGEMWKGAGEGSEDLICVTLGTGVGGGIITNGEIVHGINGAGGEIGHITVLAEGGAPCNCGKTGCLETIASATGIVRLAKEAMEENPGSKLEEVAKQEGLTAKVIFEQADSGEEVSLLVVNKVASYLGLALANLANAMNPEKIVIGGGVSKAGDKLLNPVREHFVKYLFPRTKVGVKIAEATLGNDAGVIGAAYLAKMKL, encoded by the coding sequence ATGGAAAGCAAATGGCTAGTTGGTGTTGATCTTGGTGGAACAACCATTAAAATGGCGTTCATCACTCAATACGGTGAAATCGCCCATAAATGGGAAATCGTAACGAATATCAGTGAAAAAGGAAAATATATCACTACCGATATAGCAAAAGCGATCGATAGTAAACTCGAGGAACTTGGCGAATCCAAACCAAAATTGAAAGCGCTTGGCATGGGTGCACCGGGTCCTGTAAATATGGCAACAGGTTTGATTTATGAAGCGGTTAACCTGGGGTGGGAAAACTATCCTTTAAAAGATCTTCTCGAGGTCGAAACAGGTCTCCCGGTAGTTGTGGATAATGATGCAAACCTGGCTGCCATTGGCGAAATGTGGAAAGGGGCAGGGGAAGGGTCCGAGGATCTCATTTGCGTAACGCTCGGAACAGGAGTAGGCGGAGGTATCATCACGAATGGAGAAATTGTCCACGGAATTAATGGTGCCGGTGGGGAAATCGGACACATTACTGTACTTGCAGAAGGGGGAGCTCCTTGCAACTGTGGTAAAACGGGCTGTCTAGAAACGATTGCATCCGCTACGGGTATCGTGCGGCTTGCAAAGGAAGCGATGGAGGAGAACCCGGGAAGTAAGCTAGAAGAGGTGGCTAAACAAGAAGGTTTGACCGCAAAGGTTATCTTCGAGCAAGCTGATTCCGGAGAAGAAGTATCCTTACTTGTCGTAAATAAAGTGGCTTCTTACTTGGGGCTGGCACTTGCCAACTTGGCTAATGCGATGAATCCGGAGAAAATCGTTATAGGTGGTGGAGTTTCAAAAGCCGGAGACAAGCTATTGAACCCTGTTCGTGAACATTTTGTGAAGTATCTCTTTCCTAGAACCAAGGTTGGTGTGAAAATTGCAGAAGCTACTTTAGGAAATGACGCTGGTGTGATCGGCGCTGCCTATTTAGCAAAAATGAAATTGTAA
- a CDS encoding YqgQ family protein: protein MKTMYDVRQLLKNYGAFIYTGDKVADIEMMEDEVRELYRSGMLDAALFQSAMMILRQELSKLT from the coding sequence ATGAAAACGATGTATGATGTAAGACAGCTACTGAAGAACTATGGTGCATTCATCTACACAGGTGACAAAGTAGCAGACATAGAAATGATGGAAGATGAGGTAAGGGAATTATACCGATCAGGCATGTTGGATGCCGCACTCTTCCAGTCTGCCATGATGATATTAAGACAAGAGCTGTCAAAATTAACATAA
- a CDS encoding spore germination protein: MSGDFEKDVGYLKERMAVDKSFDLIFLDLQYAGRRIAMFLVDGFGKDDIMLFLMKFLSDLLPEDLEEQPLDKLLKTYIPYVEIDKTDDLEKVVDQVLAGPTVMIVEGLEEAVIIDSRTYPVRGPEEPDMERVVRGSRDGFVETLIFNCALIRRRVRDSSLRMEYMQVGRRSKTDISLCYLDELADPHLVEEIKSSLEKIDTDGLPMAEKTLEEFVGGRHWNPYPTVRYTERPDTAAAHLYEGHVLVIVDNSPSVIITPATFWHHLQHAEEYRNKPVVGAYLRLVRFLAVWASVFILPLWYLLATNTQLLPEQLSYIGPSEVGAVPLIAQILIIEVGMDMLRMAAIHTPTSLGTALGLVAAILIGDVAVKVGLFVPEIILYLAIAAIGTFATPSYELSLANRLFRIVMLLLTFMFGVIGFMVGMVILVLFLMMMKSYNVPYLWPFIPFNYRGFRDVLIRSPIPLKNRRPTILHPEDPDR; the protein is encoded by the coding sequence ATGTCAGGAGATTTTGAAAAGGATGTTGGATATTTAAAAGAAAGAATGGCCGTGGATAAGAGCTTCGATCTAATCTTCCTGGACCTACAATATGCAGGAAGAAGAATAGCCATGTTCCTGGTGGACGGGTTCGGGAAAGATGATATCATGTTGTTCTTGATGAAGTTCCTGTCCGACCTGTTGCCGGAGGACCTGGAGGAGCAACCACTTGACAAGCTATTAAAAACTTACATACCTTATGTTGAAATTGATAAAACAGACGATTTAGAAAAAGTCGTCGATCAGGTACTAGCTGGTCCGACTGTTATGATAGTGGAGGGTCTAGAGGAAGCTGTCATCATCGATTCGAGGACGTACCCTGTTCGTGGGCCTGAAGAGCCGGATATGGAACGGGTGGTACGTGGATCGAGGGATGGGTTCGTTGAGACGTTGATTTTCAACTGTGCATTGATTCGACGAAGAGTGAGGGACAGCTCACTTAGAATGGAATATATGCAGGTGGGAAGAAGGTCAAAAACGGATATCAGTCTATGTTACCTCGATGAATTGGCAGATCCGCATCTTGTGGAGGAAATTAAATCGTCTTTGGAAAAAATAGATACAGATGGATTACCAATGGCAGAGAAGACGTTAGAAGAGTTTGTCGGAGGCAGGCATTGGAATCCGTATCCAACAGTAAGATACACAGAAAGGCCAGACACTGCTGCGGCACATTTATATGAAGGTCATGTATTGGTGATAGTGGATAATTCACCAAGTGTCATTATAACTCCTGCGACTTTTTGGCATCACCTGCAACATGCAGAAGAATACAGGAATAAACCTGTGGTTGGAGCGTACTTGAGGCTGGTAAGGTTCCTAGCTGTATGGGCCTCCGTATTTATTTTGCCATTATGGTACTTGCTTGCTACAAATACACAGTTATTGCCGGAGCAATTGTCGTATATCGGTCCCAGCGAAGTCGGAGCAGTTCCATTGATTGCCCAGATCCTCATTATTGAGGTCGGAATGGATATGTTGAGGATGGCAGCCATTCATACACCAACATCATTAGGTACAGCACTAGGACTCGTGGCTGCTATCCTTATTGGGGATGTGGCTGTAAAGGTAGGTCTCTTTGTCCCGGAAATCATTCTCTACCTGGCAATTGCCGCCATCGGAACATTCGCTACTCCGAGCTATGAACTTAGCTTGGCAAACCGGCTGTTTCGGATAGTCATGCTGTTGTTGACCTTTATGTTTGGTGTGATAGGGTTCATGGTGGGAATGGTAATCCTTGTTCTTTTCCTGATGATGATGAAATCGTACAATGTTCCATACCTATGGCCGTTTATACCATTTAATTACCGAGGATTCCGTGACGTGTTGATACGTTCCCCTATTCCTTTGAAAAACAGAAGGCCGACGATTTTGCATCCAGAAGACCCAGATAGATAA
- a CDS encoding rhomboid family intramembrane serine protease: MKQDMVFWQLVQHFVIKKEYRILHISPDQMEVWLEGLNHKKAPIIRLYRHDLDWSTWLQRDIENASHHVVNFKNQLRKRSLHALNIYVSSYPPVDDWEFRIQEPFIKNKAELHSVVVHEGNLHRALNEISNITGDEVQVEEDIIMDDLGLYHLKQRVLNASSQRVKMEQSIFQHGKPLFTYLFIFLHLVMFYLLETNGGSQNPETLVQYGAKYNPAILEGEWWRFFTPIVLHIGILHLLLNTMALFYLGSAVERIYGNTRFLLIYLFAGFAGSLASFVFTSSLSAGASGAIFGCFGALLFIGMTYPKLFFRTMGMNILVLIGINLAIGFTIPGIDNAGHIGGLIGGFLASAVVHLPKHKKLIPRVLGLGGAVMLTYFLLLQGYNSENPNLLLSQAETMIQQEDYEEARGLLTKLEDREKEYPEVLFYQSFINIKEGRKEEAREQLERLTAIAPEFHEAHYNLALVYLELDETKKASSSINKAVELDSKGENYINLQTEINRMLEDD; encoded by the coding sequence TTGAAACAGGATATGGTTTTTTGGCAGCTCGTACAACATTTTGTTATAAAAAAAGAGTATCGAATTTTACATATATCACCAGATCAAATGGAGGTTTGGCTAGAAGGGTTGAACCACAAGAAAGCACCAATTATCCGGCTTTATCGGCATGACCTGGATTGGAGCACATGGCTTCAGCGAGATATAGAAAACGCCTCCCATCATGTGGTGAATTTTAAAAATCAGTTACGAAAGCGCAGCTTGCACGCGCTTAACATATATGTTTCCTCCTATCCGCCAGTAGACGATTGGGAGTTCAGAATCCAAGAGCCTTTTATTAAAAATAAGGCGGAACTTCATTCTGTAGTGGTGCATGAAGGGAACTTGCATCGTGCGCTAAATGAGATATCCAATATTACGGGAGACGAGGTGCAAGTGGAAGAAGACATTATAATGGATGATTTAGGTTTGTATCACCTTAAGCAACGCGTCCTGAACGCTTCATCGCAAAGGGTGAAAATGGAACAATCCATCTTCCAGCATGGCAAACCGTTGTTCACTTATCTTTTCATCTTTTTGCATCTTGTCATGTTTTATCTATTGGAAACGAACGGTGGGAGTCAGAACCCGGAGACACTGGTACAATATGGGGCCAAGTATAATCCAGCAATTTTAGAAGGAGAATGGTGGCGCTTTTTCACACCCATTGTTCTTCATATCGGGATTTTACATCTCCTACTGAACACGATGGCCTTATTTTATTTAGGTAGTGCGGTAGAGAGAATCTATGGAAATACCCGATTCTTACTTATCTATTTATTTGCGGGGTTTGCGGGCTCCCTTGCAAGCTTTGTGTTCACATCATCCCTTTCAGCAGGTGCATCCGGCGCGATCTTTGGGTGTTTTGGTGCTCTGTTGTTTATTGGTATGACGTATCCGAAATTATTTTTCCGGACGATGGGGATGAACATCCTAGTGCTGATCGGAATTAACCTGGCTATCGGATTTACTATCCCGGGAATTGATAATGCCGGACATATTGGCGGGCTGATAGGCGGATTCCTTGCATCAGCTGTTGTCCACTTACCTAAGCACAAAAAGCTAATTCCCCGGGTATTAGGTCTTGGGGGTGCAGTAATGCTGACATATTTTTTGCTTCTACAAGGCTATAACAGCGAAAACCCGAACCTGCTACTGTCTCAAGCTGAAACGATGATTCAGCAGGAAGACTATGAAGAGGCGCGCGGACTGCTTACTAAATTGGAAGACAGGGAAAAGGAATACCCTGAAGTACTTTTCTATCAATCTTTTATTAATATAAAGGAAGGTAGAAAAGAGGAAGCGAGGGAGCAATTGGAAAGATTGACTGCTATTGCTCCGGAATTTCATGAAGCACATTATAACTTGGCACTTGTTTATTTGGAACTTGATGAAACAAAAAAAGCATCTTCTTCTATTAACAAAGCGGTGGAACTTGATTCTAAAGGCGAGAACTATATTAATTTACAGACTGAAATCAATCGTATGTTAGAAGATGATTAG
- a CDS encoding L-lactate dehydrogenase codes for MRNGISRVALIGTGFVGSSYAFALLNQGVTEELVLIDLNKEKSEGDAMDLNHGIAFAPTPTRIWYGDYKDCQDADIVVICAGANQKPGETRLDLVEKNTKIFKSIVEEVMDNGFDGIFLVATNPVDILTYATWKFSGLPKERVIGSGTILDTARFRYMLGDYFQVDARNVHAYIIGEHGDTELPVWSKADIGGKPILELMAKQEEYKEEDLHELFESVRDAAYHIIERKGATYYGIAMGLVRLTKAILQNENSILTVSAYLDGEYGSEDVYIGVPAIVNRNGIREILELDLNEKESEQFHLSVKVLTEIKDKVF; via the coding sequence ATGAGAAACGGAATTAGTCGTGTTGCTTTAATAGGAACAGGGTTTGTCGGTTCAAGTTATGCATTTGCCTTATTGAATCAAGGGGTGACAGAAGAGCTCGTATTAATTGATTTAAATAAAGAGAAATCTGAAGGCGATGCAATGGATCTTAATCATGGAATTGCATTTGCGCCTACACCAACAAGAATTTGGTATGGCGATTATAAGGATTGTCAGGATGCGGACATTGTGGTGATATGTGCAGGTGCCAATCAAAAGCCTGGTGAAACAAGATTAGATTTAGTAGAAAAAAATACAAAGATATTTAAAAGCATTGTAGAGGAAGTAATGGATAATGGTTTTGATGGCATTTTCCTTGTGGCCACAAATCCTGTTGATATCTTGACCTATGCCACCTGGAAATTTTCCGGACTGCCGAAAGAACGGGTAATTGGCTCAGGAACCATCCTCGATACAGCAAGATTCCGATATATGCTTGGAGATTATTTTCAAGTGGATGCACGCAATGTTCACGCCTATATAATTGGAGAACACGGGGATACGGAATTACCAGTATGGAGCAAGGCAGATATCGGTGGCAAACCGATCCTGGAACTGATGGCAAAACAGGAAGAATATAAAGAAGAAGATTTGCATGAATTGTTTGAAAGTGTAAGGGATGCAGCCTACCATATTATAGAGAGAAAAGGTGCTACTTATTATGGGATTGCTATGGGGCTCGTAAGGCTGACAAAGGCGATCCTTCAAAACGAGAATTCCATTTTGACGGTTTCTGCTTATTTGGATGGAGAATATGGAAGTGAAGATGTTTATATCGGCGTGCCAGCGATAGTAAACCGAAATGGAATTAGAGAGATTCTGGAGCTTGATTTGAATGAAAAAGAGAGCGAGCAGTTCCACCTCTCAGTAAAGGTGCTTACAGAAATAAAAGATAAAGTGTTTTAA
- a CDS encoding DUF92 domain-containing protein: MTALLENDILLIIGIVVLAWSGFKWKALTFSGAIGTFIVGIFIALGFQGYGLLLIGLFFVTSSYWSKYNRKKKENMEDMHEKGSRRDMVQVLANGGVPALIGMMAYLFPAEYWIYGFVVSIAVANSDTWASEIGTLSRKQPFSILRLEKVEPGTSGAISSLGTLAAIAGSALIGIASFSLWEEINAITVFWIIILGVVGCFIDTILGATVQSAYRCKECGKLVEKKVHCHQPTILVKGVSFVNNDVVNISSILLASILMIILSLFVR; encoded by the coding sequence ATGACTGCACTATTAGAGAATGACATTCTATTAATAATCGGAATTGTCGTGTTGGCTTGGAGCGGATTTAAGTGGAAAGCATTAACTTTTTCTGGTGCGATTGGAACTTTCATAGTTGGGATCTTCATTGCCTTGGGCTTCCAAGGATACGGACTTTTGTTGATAGGGCTGTTCTTTGTGACTTCCAGCTACTGGAGTAAATACAATCGAAAGAAAAAAGAGAATATGGAGGATATGCATGAAAAAGGTTCGCGGCGTGACATGGTGCAGGTACTGGCAAATGGCGGGGTGCCAGCACTTATAGGGATGATGGCGTACTTGTTTCCTGCAGAATATTGGATATATGGGTTTGTAGTGTCCATTGCAGTTGCAAATTCGGATACATGGGCATCGGAAATAGGGACGCTGAGCAGGAAGCAGCCGTTCTCTATCTTGCGATTGGAAAAAGTGGAACCGGGAACTTCAGGTGCCATATCCTCTTTAGGGACTCTTGCCGCTATTGCTGGTTCCGCTTTAATTGGTATTGCTTCCTTTTCTTTATGGGAAGAGATTAATGCAATTACCGTTTTCTGGATCATTATTTTGGGTGTGGTAGGCTGTTTCATCGATACAATATTAGGAGCAACTGTCCAGTCAGCTTATCGCTGTAAAGAGTGCGGGAAACTGGTGGAAAAAAAGGTTCACTGTCATCAGCCGACCATATTAGTAAAAGGTGTGTCTTTTGTAAATAATGATGTGGTGAATATATCATCCATCTTACTTGCGAGCATATTGATGATTATCCTTAGCCTTTTCGTTCGTTAA
- a CDS encoding 5-formyltetrahydrofolate cyclo-ligase, giving the protein MRDKSQLRDEMKTVLGGVDRLSYETWCKEIQEKLFASIEWKEAETIGVTISRFPEVDTEPIILRAWHEGKKVVVPKCFPKDKRMEFYFLDDFKQLETVYFGLREPILSEVSACPKESIDFMLVPGLLFDKEGYRIGFGGGYYDRYLVDFTGVKVSLAFSQQLVKKVPKDNFDIPVHKIVTNEDEYDCTIRE; this is encoded by the coding sequence GTGAGAGATAAGAGTCAATTAAGGGATGAAATGAAAACTGTTTTAGGTGGGGTAGACCGATTAAGCTATGAAACGTGGTGTAAAGAGATTCAAGAGAAGCTGTTTGCTTCAATTGAATGGAAAGAGGCCGAAACGATCGGAGTTACCATTTCCCGTTTTCCCGAAGTGGATACAGAACCCATCATCCTACGGGCTTGGCATGAGGGAAAGAAAGTGGTTGTGCCTAAATGTTTTCCAAAGGACAAAAGGATGGAATTCTATTTTTTAGATGACTTTAAGCAGCTTGAAACCGTTTATTTCGGGTTGAGAGAACCAATTTTGTCAGAAGTCAGTGCTTGCCCAAAGGAATCTATCGACTTCATGCTGGTTCCGGGATTGCTTTTTGATAAAGAGGGTTATAGGATCGGCTTTGGTGGCGGATATTATGATCGTTACTTGGTTGATTTTACTGGCGTTAAGGTATCTTTGGCATTTTCACAACAACTTGTAAAAAAAGTCCCGAAAGATAACTTCGATATCCCAGTACATAAAATCGTGACAAATGAGGATGAGTATGACTGCACTATTAGAGAATGA
- the rpmG gene encoding 50S ribosomal protein L33, with the protein MRVNVTLACTETGDRNYITTKNKRNNPDRLELKKYSPRLKKVTVHRETK; encoded by the coding sequence ATGCGCGTAAACGTAACTTTAGCTTGTACTGAAACTGGTGATCGTAACTACATCACTACTAAAAATAAACGTAACAACCCAGATCGTCTTGAGCTTAAAAAATACAGCCCAAGATTGAAAAAAGTAACTGTACACCGTGAAACAAAATAA
- a CDS encoding NDP-sugar synthase produces the protein MKAVILAGGKGTRLLPLTQKLPKPLVPLLNKPVMEYSIELLKEHGITEIIITLQYLSDKIRNYFGDGSHWGVQITYLEENAPLGTAGSVKNAEYLLDEPFLVISGDALTDFNLMAGVDYHIQKHALFTIFMKEVKKPNKFGIIDTDEEGHIRRFVEKPLKEQEFSKVVNTGIYVVDPFVLCMMEKGKEYDFSKDIFPKLIKNGMSLYGYHARGYWKDIGSHEDYRQAQYDMLDKKVQVNIPGEEVLPNLWVGSNVKMESNVTINRPAYIGNDSYLGDHVVIGKYTIIGKSSRINKDCELSRSIVWDDVTIDHTTPSTIKNVTVAPRYQISEGYKVGTSVKVKNKKNISPVEAG, from the coding sequence ATGAAAGCGGTCATTTTAGCAGGGGGAAAAGGTACCCGCCTGTTACCATTAACCCAAAAACTCCCTAAACCACTAGTGCCACTGCTGAATAAACCTGTAATGGAATACAGTATTGAACTTCTGAAAGAACACGGAATAACAGAAATTATCATTACTCTCCAGTACTTGAGTGATAAAATAAGGAATTACTTCGGAGATGGATCTCACTGGGGCGTTCAAATTACGTATCTAGAGGAGAATGCCCCACTAGGCACAGCGGGGAGTGTAAAGAATGCGGAGTATCTTCTTGACGAGCCTTTCTTAGTCATAAGTGGGGATGCATTGACCGATTTCAACTTGATGGCTGGAGTCGACTATCATATCCAAAAGCATGCCCTTTTCACCATCTTCATGAAAGAGGTAAAGAAACCGAATAAATTCGGCATTATTGATACGGATGAAGAAGGACACATCCGGCGTTTCGTGGAAAAACCACTAAAAGAGCAGGAATTCAGTAAAGTGGTGAATACGGGGATTTACGTGGTGGATCCATTTGTATTATGTATGATGGAAAAAGGAAAAGAGTATGATTTCAGCAAAGACATCTTTCCCAAACTCATCAAGAACGGAATGAGCCTCTATGGCTATCACGCAAGAGGCTATTGGAAGGATATCGGCAGCCACGAAGATTACCGGCAAGCCCAATATGATATGCTGGATAAAAAGGTTCAGGTCAACATTCCTGGTGAAGAAGTGCTTCCGAATTTATGGGTTGGTTCTAATGTAAAGATGGAAAGCAATGTGACCATCAATCGTCCTGCATATATCGGAAACGACTCTTACTTAGGTGATCATGTGGTAATCGGGAAATACACGATTATTGGAAAGAGCTCGAGGATCAATAAGGACTGTGAACTGAGCAGGAGCATCGTATGGGATGATGTGACGATAGACCATACCACACCTTCAACCATAAAAAATGTGACCGTTGCTCCGAGATACCAGATAAGCGAAGGCTACAAGGTAGGAACATCTGTAAAAGTGAAAAACAAAAAGAATATCAGTCCTGTGGAAGCGGGATAA